A DNA window from Geitlerinema sp. PCC 9228 contains the following coding sequences:
- a CDS encoding EI24 domain-containing protein produces MWNAIAGLFSGIVYPVQVLVILQRLPRLWKYIVIPILLNVAIAIGLYLGLLFPGLNSIENLITDLSQTASNVTANWPSWLGWLTAMVTFFGWLLQGLLVVLLLVVVGFLLVQIGVTLGSPWYGQLSEELEAHRTGTQPPTPEGTLAILQDIWRAILFEVKKLLLAAAVSLLLFLCNLLVPVVGSTIASLGGIALAATIVCLDFLDAPLERRRLQFREKLGVVFRSFPASGSFSLVCLFLISFPVINFFTVPICVASGTLFFCDRVLPRWQKSSATADSAEA; encoded by the coding sequence ATGTGGAACGCGATCGCGGGATTGTTTTCCGGTATTGTCTACCCAGTGCAAGTCTTGGTGATTCTCCAACGCCTGCCGAGATTGTGGAAGTACATCGTTATTCCTATTTTATTAAACGTGGCGATCGCCATTGGTTTATATCTGGGATTGTTGTTTCCCGGGTTGAACAGTATTGAAAATCTCATCACCGACCTATCCCAAACTGCCAGCAACGTTACGGCAAATTGGCCGTCATGGTTGGGATGGCTAACTGCCATGGTGACGTTTTTTGGCTGGCTGTTGCAGGGATTGCTGGTGGTCTTGCTGTTGGTTGTTGTGGGGTTTTTGTTGGTGCAAATTGGTGTGACTTTAGGATCGCCCTGGTACGGTCAGCTTTCCGAAGAGTTGGAAGCCCATCGCACCGGTACCCAACCCCCTACCCCCGAAGGGACTTTGGCCATCCTACAGGATATCTGGCGCGCCATTTTGTTTGAGGTCAAAAAATTGCTGCTGGCGGCTGCGGTTAGCTTGTTGCTGTTTTTATGCAATCTGTTGGTTCCTGTGGTGGGAAGTACCATTGCCAGTTTGGGGGGAATTGCCCTTGCGGCAACCATTGTTTGTTTGGATTTTCTAGATGCCCCCCTGGAACGCCGCCGTCTCCAGTTTCGGGAGAAACTCGGGGTTGTGTTTCGCAGTTTTCCCGCTAGTGGTAGTTTCAGCCTGGTGTGTTTGTTTTTGATTAGTTTTCCCGTTATTAATTTCTTTACTGTTCCCATTTGTGTGGCGTCGGGAACTTTGTTTTTTTGCGATCGCGTTTTGCCCCGCTGGCAGAAATCGTCTGCTACTGCGGATAGTGCCGAGGCTTGA
- a CDS encoding 50S ribosomal protein L32: MAVPKKKTSKSCKRKRKAVWKRKAAYEADKALSLGKSVLTGRSKGFYYPSDEDEEEEED, from the coding sequence ATGGCGGTACCAAAGAAGAAAACCTCCAAAAGTTGCAAACGCAAGCGCAAAGCCGTTTGGAAGCGCAAAGCAGCTTATGAAGCCGACAAAGCCCTTTCCCTGGGCAAATCCGTACTAACCGGACGTAGCAAAGGATTTTACTATCCTAGCGACGAAGACGAAGAGGAAGAAGAGGATTAG
- the queA gene encoding tRNA preQ1(34) S-adenosylmethionine ribosyltransferase-isomerase QueA, whose translation MDNDFFLSAYDYDLPEERIAQNPVVPRDSSRLLVVDSPTTHQHRIFRDLPQLLQPGDLLVFNDTRVLPARLYGQKSSGAQAEFLLLEPRADGSWLCLVKPGKRLPPGAVVHIPPEASRGESSDWPVMKATIGEVDAATGGRIVTFEVPQGYSFWQVLEAFGEIPFPPYVTQTQAQPEQYQTVYARQAGAVAAPTAGLHFTEELLQRLQDAGIQRAFVTLHVGVGTFRPVETENVTEHVMHGEWFEIPEQTASQIYETQQRGGRILAVGTTVVRSLESAATEDGKVQSMCDKTELFIYPGYRWRVVEGLITNFHLPRSSLLMLVSAMVGRRRLLDLYREAIAEQYRFYSFGDAMLVLPEAKTS comes from the coding sequence GTGGATAACGACTTCTTTCTCAGTGCCTACGACTACGACCTTCCCGAGGAACGCATCGCACAAAACCCGGTCGTTCCTAGAGATAGCTCCCGCTTGCTGGTGGTGGATTCTCCCACAACGCACCAACATCGCATTTTTCGAGACCTGCCACAGTTGCTACAGCCGGGAGATTTGTTGGTTTTCAACGATACCCGTGTCCTTCCGGCACGATTGTACGGACAAAAGTCCAGCGGTGCCCAAGCGGAGTTTCTGCTGCTGGAACCCCGTGCTGATGGCAGCTGGTTGTGTCTGGTCAAACCGGGAAAACGCCTGCCACCGGGGGCGGTAGTACACATTCCTCCCGAAGCTTCCAGAGGGGAAAGTTCTGACTGGCCGGTCATGAAAGCCACCATTGGGGAGGTAGATGCGGCTACTGGCGGTCGCATAGTTACCTTTGAAGTACCGCAGGGATATTCTTTTTGGCAGGTGTTAGAGGCTTTCGGAGAAATTCCGTTTCCCCCCTACGTGACCCAAACCCAAGCCCAACCGGAGCAATATCAAACGGTTTATGCTCGCCAAGCGGGGGCGGTGGCGGCACCTACAGCTGGTTTGCATTTCACAGAAGAATTGTTGCAGCGTTTGCAGGATGCTGGTATCCAGCGTGCGTTTGTGACGTTGCATGTGGGGGTGGGTACGTTTCGCCCGGTGGAAACGGAAAATGTAACCGAACATGTCATGCATGGGGAATGGTTTGAAATTCCTGAACAGACGGCAAGCCAAATTTACGAAACCCAACAGCGGGGAGGTAGAATTTTGGCTGTGGGAACGACGGTGGTGCGATCGCTGGAGAGTGCAGCCACCGAAGATGGTAAAGTACAGTCCATGTGCGATAAGACCGAGCTATTTATTTACCCGGGCTATCGATGGCGGGTGGTGGAAGGGTTGATTACCAATTTCCACTTGCCTCGGTCTTCGCTGTTGATGTTGGTGAGTGCTATGGTGGGGCGTCGGCGGTTGTTGGATTTATATCGAGAAGCGATCGCCGAACAGTACCGTTTTTATTCCTTTGGCGATGCTATGCTCGTTTTGCCAGAGGCGAAAACCTCATAA